DNA sequence from the Cucumis melo cultivar AY chromosome 6, USDA_Cmelo_AY_1.0, whole genome shotgun sequence genome:
aaagaaaaaagaaaaaaaaaaagttttcatttttattccctattCCATAAAACAAAAAACACACTAACACTTGAGTTTTATTCATTAATATGaataaagaataaagaaaaaggaaactagaagtgacaaaaagaaaactttgttttttctttcttcaaaagCTTGAATTTTTAACACTTGATTACActctttttgaaatttctttagGACTTGGAGGACTTTATAATAAATACCCAAAAGTAATATGAAGAAGTTTGAAGGGTCTCAAGTCGAAGAAAAACAGAATTGCCGTTATCATACCATCCTTCAAGTCACGTGAGCTGCGCTTCCTTTCTGACAAACCTTCTTTTGCCATAGTCCTTCCTTTGCATTATAGCTATGGCGAATGGCGCCtaaccttcttcttcttcttcttcttcttctcctctttgTTTAGTTTCTCTCTCTGCAACAGCCATGGAGGTTAAGGTTGCCCATCTTTGTTTTTTTGCAGTTGGGTTTTAAAACATTGAGATATTATGGTTTTTCACATGGGTATGGAGTTGAAAcgcttcttttttattttcatccTCTGCTTCGAGCTCTGCATTTTGAGTTCCAATGGCGCTACAGTCCAGAATGAGATTTTTATCGAGAGAGAAAGCTTGGTTTCTTTCAAAGCTTCGTTAGAGACCCCTGAAATTCTGCCATGGAACTCATCGCTTCCTCACTGCTTTTGGGTCGGAGTTTCTTGTCGACTCGGTCGAGTTACAGAGCTCTCTCTTTCGTCTCTTTCACTCAAAGGCCAATTATCTCGGTCCCTTTTCAATCTTTTGAGCCTCTCTGTTCTTGACCTTTCAAACAACTTACTCTCTGGCTCAATCCCACCTCAGATATCTAATCTTCGGAGCTTGAAGGTTCTTGCTCTCGGTGAAAATCAGTTCTCCGGCCACTTCCCTATCGAGCTCACTGAGTTGACTCAGCTGGAGAATCTCAAGTTGCGGGCTAATTTATTCTCAGGTAAAATCCCGCCGGAGCTTGGAAATTTGAAGCAGTTACGGACTCTTGACCTCTCCAGCAATGCCTTCGTCGGAAATGTCCCGCCCCACATCGGAAACTTGACGAAGATTTTATCCTTGGACCTCGGCAACAATCTTTTATCAGGTTCACTCCCATTGACCATCTTTACTGAGCTTACATCTTTAACTTCTCTGGACATTTCAAACAACTCCTTTTCGGGTTCAATCCCACCTGAAATTGGTAATCTAAAGCATTTGGCTGGCCTTTATATCGGCATTAACCATTTTTCCGGTGAGTTGCCTCCTGAAGTTGGTAACCTTGTATTGCTGGAGAACTTTTTTTCGCCGTCTTGTTCTCTAACTGGTCCATTGCCCGATGAACTGTCCAAGCTGAAATCATTGAGCAAACTGGATCTTTCATACAACCCACTTGGGTGTTCAATCCCGAAAATGATTGGTGAATTGCAGAACTTAACTATATTGAATTTGGTTTACACTGAGCTTAATGGTTCTATTCCTGCTGAGCTTGGGAGGtgtaaaaatttgaaaacattgATGCTTTCGTTCAACTATCTATCTGGGGTGTTGCCACCAGAGCTTTCTGAGCTTTCCATGTTGACATTTTCCGCTGAGAGGAATCAGCTTTCTGGGCCATTACCTTCTTGGTTTGGAAAATGGGATCATGTCGATTCTATTTTACTCTCGAGTAATCGATTTACCGGCGAAATCCCACCTGAGATTGGAAATTGTTCGAAGCTTAATCACCTTAGTTTGAGCAATAACTTGTTGACAGGTCCAATACCTAAAGAAATATGTAATGCTGCATCCTTGATGGAGATTGATCTTGACAGTAATTTCCTTTCGGGTACTATTGATGACACATTTGTGATGTGTAAAAACCTTACACAGTTGGTTTTGGTCGACAATCAGATCGTCGGTTCAATACCGGAGTACTTCTCAGACCTTCCCCTACTGGTTATCAACCTTGACGCCAACAACTTTACAGGTTCTTTACCAAGAAGTATATGGAACTCGGTGGATTTGATGGAATTTTCCGCTGCAAATAACCAGTTAGAGGGTCATCTCCCTCCAGAAACTGGTTATGCAGCTTCCCTTGAGAGGCTTGTtctcagcaacaacaggttgaCAGGCATAATACCAGATGAAATTGGAAATCTCACAGCCCTTTCTGTTctaaatttgaattcaaatctgCTTGAAGGAACTATTCCTGCCATGCTTGGAGATTGCAGTGCACTTACCACATTGGACCTTGGAAACAACAGTTTAAGCGGATCGATTCCAGAAAAACTTGCAGACCTTTCTGAATTACAGTGCTTAGTTCTTTCACACAACAATTTATCTGGAGCAATACCATCCAAGCCATCAGCTTATTTTCGACAGTTGACGATTCCAGATTTGAGCTTTGTTCAGCATCATGGAGTTTTCGATCTGTCTCATAATAGATTGTCTGGTACCATACCTGATGAACTGGGGAACTGTGTTGTAGTGGTGGATCTTTTACTCAACAATAATCTCCTTTCTGGAGCAATTCCTAGTTCTCTCTCTCAGTTAACAAACCTCACAACCTTGGATCTATCTAGCAACACGCTTACTGGTCCTATTCCTGCAGAGATTGGCAATGCACTCAAGCTCCAAGGCCTGTATCTTGGGAATAATCACCTTATGGGAATGATCCCAGAAAGCTTCAGTCATTTGAATAGCTTGGTAAAGTTGAACCTAACTGGTAATAAATTATCTGGTTCGGTTCCGAAAACGTTTGGTGGTTTGAAAGCTCTAACTCATTTGGATTTAAGTTGTAATGAGTTGGATGGTGATCTTCCTTCTTCTCTGTCCAGCATGTTGAATCTTGTGGGGCTTTATGTACAGGAGAACAGACTTTCTGGTCAGGTTGTTGAACTTTTCCCAAGTTCCATGTCCTGGAAgattgaaactttgaatttgaGTGATAATTATTTAGAGGGTGTACTTCCACGAACATTGGGCAACCTATCATACTTGACGACTTTGGACCTTCATGGAAATAAGTTCGCAGGGACAATCCCTTCAGATCTTGGGGATCTTATGCAACTTGAATACTTAGATGTTTCGAACAACAGCCTTTCAGGGGAGATTCCAGAGAAAATATGCAGCCTCGTCAATATGTTTTACCTGAATTTGGCTGAAAACAGTCTTGAAGGTCCAATTCCGAGAAGTGGGATTTGCCAGAATCTATCCAAAAGTTCACTTGTCGGTAACAAGGATCTTTGTGGGAGAATCCTGGGTTTCAATTGCCGGATCAAAAGCTTAGAGAGATCTGCAGTCTTGAATTCTTGGAGTGTTGCTGGGATTATCATTGTTAGCGTTCTTATCGTTCTAACTGTGGCATTCGCAATGCGAAGACGGATCATTAGAAGCCAGAGAGATAGTGATCCTGAGGAAATGGAGGAAAGTAAATTAAACAGTTTCATAGATCCCAATCTTTATTTCTTAAGCAGCAGCAGATCAAAAGAGCCTTTAAGCATCAATGTGGCTATGTTCGAGCAGCCCCTTCTGAAGTTAACTTTGGTTGATATCCTGGAAGCAACCAATAACTTCTGTAAAACTAACATTATTGGAGATGGAGGATTCGGGACCGTTTACAAGGCAACTTTACCTGATGGAAAAGTTGTTGCTGTGAAGAAGCTAAGCGAAGCGAAAACACAAGGGCATAGAGAATTTATTGCTGAAATGGAAACTATAGGCAAAGTGAAGCACCATAATCTTGTTCCACTGCttggctactgttctcttgggGAGGAGAAGCTCCTCGTGTATGAGTATATGGTGAATGGTAGCTTAGATCTTTGGCTGAGAAACCGAACCGGTACTCTCGAAATCCTCAACTGGGAGACTCGCTTCAAAGTTGCTTCAGGTGCAGCCCGTGGACTGGCATTTCTTCACCATGGATTCATTCCCCACATCATTCATAGAGATGTTAAAGCAAGCAATATACTCCTCAACCAAGACTTTGAACCAAAAGTTGCTGACTTTGGATTAGCAAGATTGATCAGTGCTTGTGAAACTCATGTCACAACTGAGATTGCTGGAACGTTTGGTTACATCCCGCCGGAGTACGGGCAGAGTGGGAGGTCGACAACAAAAGGTGATGTATATAGCTTCGGTGTGATTCTACTGGAATTGGTAACTGGGAAGGAACCAACTGGACCTGACTTTAAAGAGATTGAGGGTGGAAATCTAGTTGGTTGGGTGTTTCAGAAG
Encoded proteins:
- the LOC103484060 gene encoding leucine-rich repeat receptor protein kinase EMS1; protein product: MVFHMGMELKRFFFIFILCFELCILSSNGATVQNEIFIERESLVSFKASLETPEILPWNSSLPHCFWVGVSCRLGRVTELSLSSLSLKGQLSRSLFNLLSLSVLDLSNNLLSGSIPPQISNLRSLKVLALGENQFSGHFPIELTELTQLENLKLRANLFSGKIPPELGNLKQLRTLDLSSNAFVGNVPPHIGNLTKILSLDLGNNLLSGSLPLTIFTELTSLTSLDISNNSFSGSIPPEIGNLKHLAGLYIGINHFSGELPPEVGNLVLLENFFSPSCSLTGPLPDELSKLKSLSKLDLSYNPLGCSIPKMIGELQNLTILNLVYTELNGSIPAELGRCKNLKTLMLSFNYLSGVLPPELSELSMLTFSAERNQLSGPLPSWFGKWDHVDSILLSSNRFTGEIPPEIGNCSKLNHLSLSNNLLTGPIPKEICNAASLMEIDLDSNFLSGTIDDTFVMCKNLTQLVLVDNQIVGSIPEYFSDLPLLVINLDANNFTGSLPRSIWNSVDLMEFSAANNQLEGHLPPETGYAASLERLVLSNNRLTGIIPDEIGNLTALSVLNLNSNLLEGTIPAMLGDCSALTTLDLGNNSLSGSIPEKLADLSELQCLVLSHNNLSGAIPSKPSAYFRQLTIPDLSFVQHHGVFDLSHNRLSGTIPDELGNCVVVVDLLLNNNLLSGAIPSSLSQLTNLTTLDLSSNTLTGPIPAEIGNALKLQGLYLGNNHLMGMIPESFSHLNSLVKLNLTGNKLSGSVPKTFGGLKALTHLDLSCNELDGDLPSSLSSMLNLVGLYVQENRLSGQVVELFPSSMSWKIETLNLSDNYLEGVLPRTLGNLSYLTTLDLHGNKFAGTIPSDLGDLMQLEYLDVSNNSLSGEIPEKICSLVNMFYLNLAENSLEGPIPRSGICQNLSKSSLVGNKDLCGRILGFNCRIKSLERSAVLNSWSVAGIIIVSVLIVLTVAFAMRRRIIRSQRDSDPEEMEESKLNSFIDPNLYFLSSSRSKEPLSINVAMFEQPLLKLTLVDILEATNNFCKTNIIGDGGFGTVYKATLPDGKVVAVKKLSEAKTQGHREFIAEMETIGKVKHHNLVPLLGYCSLGEEKLLVYEYMVNGSLDLWLRNRTGTLEILNWETRFKVASGAARGLAFLHHGFIPHIIHRDVKASNILLNQDFEPKVADFGLARLISACETHVTTEIAGTFGYIPPEYGQSGRSTTKGDVYSFGVILLELVTGKEPTGPDFKEIEGGNLVGWVFQKINKGQAADVLDATVLNADSKHMMLQTLQIACVCLSENPANRPSMLQVLKFLKGIKDE